ACGTGTTGAATACATCCTTCCCGACAACGATGAACCCTTGGTTGCCGTGGAAACAGACAAAGAAGCCACCGATAATACGGTGATGATGTTTTACAAAAACCCGCAGAAAAAAGAAAAAACACTGGCTGATTACCGTGAAGTGATAATGCAGGACATATATAACAGTATGTTGAATGCCCGGCTTAACGAAATCCTTCAGCAACCCGATGCTCCTTTCGTATATGCCAGCACATCCTATGGAAGCTTTATCGCCCGTACACAAGATGCCTACACCTCGTATGCCATGATGAAAGAAAACCAAATTGAAAAAGGCATTGAAACACTGCTTATTGAAAATGAAAGAGTAAAGAAATTCGGATTCACCGAAACGGAATTTGAACGGCAGAAACAGGAATTGCTTGCCCGTTACGAAAAACAAGCCAAAGAATTTAACAAAACCGAGTCGGCAAATTATACTAACGATTATGTTAATAATTTTCTTTCCCAAACAGCAATTCCCGGTGCTGTTAACCAGTTTGACCTGCTGAAAAAATTACTCCCCGGCATTCAGTTGTCCGAAATCAACAGCCTTCCACGGCAATGGATTACCGATAAAAATTTAGCTATCGTTGTTACGGCTCCCGAAAAAGAAGGTGTAAAGGTTCCGACCCATGAAACGATACTTTCTATCATAAAAAACACAAAGAACAATAAGGAAATCACTCCTTATATTGACAAATTTAAGGAAGCACCACTGGTAAACGACAACCTGCAAACCTCACCGGTAAGTAAGAAAACAGAAAATTCCGAAAATGGAATCACAGAAATTAGCCTCAGCAATGGTATCAAAATTATACTGAAACCCACCGATTTTAAAAATGACGAAATCCTTATGAAGGCTTTCAGCCCCGGTGGCAATTCGCTGTATCCCGACAAGGACATCATGTCGGCAAATTCAGCAACTACAATTATAGAACAAAGTGGTGCCGGAAAATTTGATAATGTGGAACTTAAAAAGAAACTCAAAGGAAAAGTTGTTGAAATTACACCTTATATAGATGATATTAAAGAAGGATTTAACGGAAGCGCTTCTCCCAAGGACTTTGAAACACTTCTTCAACTTACTTATTTGTATTTCAATGCTCCGAGGGAGGACACCTCAGCTATGAAAACATACATCTCAAAAACAAAAAACCAGTTGAAGTTTATCAAATCGAATCCAATGTATGCTTTCTATGATACTCTTATCCGAACTACAACCCAAAATAATCCGCGTGTAATTGTTATTCCTACAGAAGAACAGCTTTCGCAAATTACCATGAATAAGGTTTCTCACATTTACCACGACAGGTTTGCAGACGCCAGCGATTTTACCTTCATTTTTGTAGGAAGTTTTAAAAGCGATACGCTGATACCCCTGCTAGAAAAATACCTGGGAAGCCTGCCTGTAATCAACCGTACCGAAACCTGGAAAAACGTAAGTCCAATATTCCCAGCCGGAGTAACCGATGTAAGCATTCGTAAAGGCACCGAACCCAAAAGTATGGTAGGAATTGTTTTTTCGGAAAAATTCGACTGGAATCAAAAAAACAGGATGAATCTCGTTATTATCAATGAAATATTGCAAATAAAACTCATTGAAGTCATACGAGAAGAGCTCAGTGGGGTGTATTCGCCGCAAACCATGCTTACATTTGATAAATACCCCGAATCTCAATTTTCACAGATGACAATGTTTGGTTGCTCGCCAAAAAATACCAAAAAACTTAGCAAGGCTGTATTAAAAATTTTTGCCAGAATGCAGAAAAAAGGACCCTCGGAAACTGACCTCAACAAATCGAAGGAAAAGCTTATACGGGCAAGGGAAACCGACGTTAAAACCAATTCTTTCTGGTTGAACAGAATCGAAACGAGTTATTTTAACGGTGACGAACTGCAACCTATTGAAAAATATAACGAAATGGTTAATTCCATCACCGTAGGCGATATTCAAAAAGCTACTCAACAGTTCTTCAAAAAGAACCATTACGTTAGAGCCGTTTTACTGCCTTTGGAAAAATAATTTATGCGCCGGATCTTTGCTTTAGGCGAAACGGTACTCGACATTCTTTTCCGCGACGATAAGCCTGTATCGGCTACTCCCGGCGGATCAATGCTCAATGTTGCCGTTTCGCTTGGCAGGCTCGGTTTACCCGTTTACCTCATAAGCGAACAGGCTGAGGACTCAACAGCTGCATTCATCAGTAGGTTTCTCCAAAATTCTTCTGTATCACAACAATTTATTCATAAAATAAAAGGGAAAACGCCTATTGCTCTTGCTTTTCTCGACTCACAAAATAATGCGGTTTATTCTTTCTATCACGACAATCTACCTTTAAAAGAGTCAACCCCGGCGTCTCTGCCTGATATTCAGCAAACCGATTTGTTACTTTTTGGCTCTTTTTATGCATTAAAACCCCAAAACAGGCATATTATCAACCATTGCACCGGAAATTCAAAAACCGGGAAACCGTTTGTAATTTACGATCCTAATTTCAGAACTGCACATTCCAATTCCTTGCAGGAAGTTTTTTCGGTTATTTGTCAAAATATTGCTTCCGCTGATATTGTAAGGGCATCAGACGAGGACCTATTTAATATTTTCCATGAAACCGATACCCTGAAATTGGCAGAAATTATTGCAGAATTAGGTTGTAAACAACTGATTATTACGAGAAACAAACAGGGTGTAGATATAATAAACCCTACCTTACAAAAGCATTACCCCGTTCCGGAAATAAAAACAATGAGTACCATCGGAGCAGGAGACGCCTTCAATGCGGGACTGGCTTATGCTTTATTTACATTAAACCCTCAATTTCATAAAATAATACCAGACGAAAAATTCTGGGATAAAGCTATAAATATTGCTATTAACTTATCTTCAGCAGTTTGCTGTTCGTACGAAAATTACATTCCATTCGGACACAAACTTTAATCCTATTTTCTTACTATTCTTGTATTTTTGTTGGACAAAACAGAAATTCCTGTACATTTGAATTTTCTGTTTCTGTTATGAAATTAAAATGGAAACGATACTTCGATTTTAATAAAACCGAGCGGAACGGCATCCTAATTCTCATGTTAATTATCCTGATATTATTATTCTCAGGATATTGGCTACCATTGTTCGCACCATCAGGTTCAGAACTTCTACCGCTAAGTAACGAAATTGCTCCTTTAGAAAAGCAAGCCGCTGATTCAACTTGGCAGATGCCTAGTTTCAAAAAATACAAAACCACATGGGTAAACCGGCGTGAATCACTAACCCGTGCACGTTTTGTCCCGTTTCCATTCGATCCGAATAATTTACCTATAGAACAATGGCGAAAAATGGGAATGCCAGAATGGAAAATTAAAATCATAAAAAATTACGAGGCTGCCGGAGGAAAGTTTTACACAAAAAAAGATTTTAGTAAAATATATTGCATTACCGATGATGAATTTCAGCTTCTTGCACCATATATTGCTATTTCCAAGAAACTTGCATCCAATTTTTTACCTGCTGTACACGAAACTTCCGTGCCGGTAATTGTTGATATCAATTCTGCCGATACTACCCAGCTTCAAGTCTTGAAAGGCATTGGAACAACATTCGCACGTAGAATCGTCAAATACAGAAACCTGTTGGGAGGTTTTGTAAAAGAAAATCAACTGTTGGAAGTGTATGGTATGGATACTATCCGGTATAATCTTTTCAAATCTCAGCTTACTATTGACCCTTCGCATATTCAGCGGATTAATATCAATACAGCCACTATCAAAGAATTAAATAAACATCCTTATATTGATTATTTTATCGCCCGTTCAATTGTTCAATACCGCGAAAAAAACGGAAAATATACCGATGTAAAAGAAATAATACAAGCAAAATTAATTTTCGGAAGCTTATACGACAAAATAGCGCCTTATTTAACTGTAAATTAATAAATAAATGAAATATTGCATTTTACTTTGTGGATTATTGTTTTGGGGGATTTTTCTGTCGGCAGGCACATCTGAACGGGAATATTCAGAAAAAGACCTAAAAAAAGCCTCTAACATAAACAAAGCATTAATTTACAACAAACTATCTGAAAAATATCGAGGTATTGACCGTGAAAAATCGCTTGATTTCGCTCAAAAAGCCCTACAATACGCTTCCCGTTTCGGACAATATTCACAGAAAGGAACTGCTTATAAAAACATAGGGGTGGTGTATTATTTTACAGGAAATATTCCCCTTGCCGAGAAATATTACGAAATTGCCGTAGAAGCATTTCAAAAAGAAGATGATTTGCAGGGTATTGCCAATTGCTATAATAATATAGGACTTCTTTACCAGGACAGAGCAAGTTATGATACTTCTCTCTTCTATTTTGAAAAAGCCCTGGTATTGTTTCAGAAAAATAATGATAAACAAAGCATTTCTAAAATATATCTCAATAAGGGGTTAGTATTCAACAGCAAGGGAGATTATAGCCGTGCATTACAATTTTTCAGACAGGCATATGCTCTGAGTGTTACGCTTAACGATTTAAGTAGCATGATGAATTCACTAATCAACATAGGTACCGTTTATGAAACCCAGGAAAAACTGGATGAAGCCCTTACCTATTACCATAAAGCATTGCATATATCCAATGCAACAGGTGACAAACATACCAAATCAACAATATTTAGCAATATAGGTTTCATTTATTATTCCAAAGACGATTATCCACATGCAATTGAAAATCTGTATGCAGCACTTGTAATAAAACAGGAACTTGTTGATAAATCGGGGATGATAACCTGCCTTAATATTTTGGGAAACATTTATACGGGAAATAAAAAATATGATAAGGCTAACGAGTTATTTTTCCAGTCGCTAAAACTGAGTGAGGATATTGGAGAAAAGCGTAGCATTGCCATTGCATTAACATGCATTGGCAGTAATCTTATTAAAATGGAATACTATGCAAAAGCCAACGAATATTTCCACCAAAGCCTTGAAATTGCCATTTCTATTGGTGCAAAACCTGAAATCAGGAACAATTACGAGTTAATGGTTATCAGTTATGCTGCCATGAAAGATTTTAATTCCTCCGAAAAATATATCCAGTTGTATAAAGCCTATACCGATTCGCTCACAGTAAATGAAAATGTATTAGTAAGCCAGAAAAGCGGAACCGAAGAAGCATATTCTGAAAACAGTAAATATCGGAATAATAAAGGCTACTGGTTTTTTAATCCTAAAATATACATAGGAGCTACCATTATTTTGCTTATCTTTACCATTGTTTTTCTGCTTTTGCGAAAAAGGATAAAAGAAAACAAAAAACAGGTTAATCAGAATTAAAACATAAATAAATTTCGATACCCCATGCATAGCTCTTCAATAGAGAATACCACAACAATGGAAACATTAAATTACTATGGAAAAAACATTTCAGAAACCATAGAAGGAAGGGAAGCTAAGCCCAACCCTACTCCCAGAGCAGAACGACTCAGGAGCCTTTATCTCGACACTAAATCGTCAGCATCGGTTGAATTTCCGTATTGGTACACTCGGCGCTGGGAAGAACTGGATGGCGAAATACCTGTAATCAGAAGGGCTGAAGCCCTTAAAAGTGCTTTCAGCCACCTTACTCCCGTTATCTATCCCGAAGAATTATTGGTGATGGGAAAAGCATCCTATCTGCGGGGCTCTTATCCTATGCCCTGGCTATCAGAAGCCTATTTTATGGCTACTGAAGACAGAATGTACAACGATGCCATGCAGGCAGGTAAAATCAGCGCGGATACGGTTACTACTATGGGCCAGGGTGGAGGAAATGTTACACAAAGTATGGGCAACGTTCTCTCCATTGCAGGCAAATTCGGACTAAGAAAAGAAGAAATGCCTGTACTGATGAATATTGCCCGCCGTTGGTATAATAAATCCGTGGACGACATCGGACATAAATATGAACAAATGGTACCTGCTTACAAGGAAAAAGAAGCCATCATGCGTTCGGTAATTTGCATGTTCGATTCGGGTTATACCTTGCCACAGGGTCGCGAAGTTATCAATTACTATTACCCGCTCCAGTATGGCATTGACGGTATTATCGCTTATTGCCACCAACGTGCCGCCGAAATTGCCGGAAAGTACGAAATGGACAGACTCTACTTTTATAAAGCTGCAGCCATTACCCTTGAAGGAATACAAAAATGGATACTTAATTACGCCGACGAAGCTCGCTTTCTTGCAGGTTTGGAAAAAGATAAAAAACAACAACTTGAATATGCCGAGATCGCTAATCGTCTGCAATGGATTGCTTCAAAACCACCCAGGAATTTTACCGACGCACTACAACTTATCTGGACATTTCATATTGCGGTACTTAATGAAGATGCCATTTCCGGACTTTCGCCCGGAAGATTAGGAAAGGTATTGTACCCGTTTTGGAAAACTGATTTCGATAAAGGGCTAATTTCTCGTGAAGAAACTCTCGAATGGCTCGAATGTATGCGTGTCAAATTCACCGAAATTGACTGTTTTGCATCCATGGGCGTAGTAGGAGGTGTGCTTTCGGGTAATACTTTCAACAACCTGTGCGTGGGAGGGCTCGATAAAGATGGAAAAGAGGCATCTAATGAGCTGGAAATGCTTATTTTGGAATCAGGAATGCGCTGTGATACCCCGCAGCCAACTCTTTCGATGTTATACGACGAAAAACTCCCCGAAGAATTCCTGTTGAAAGGAATTGAATGCACCAAGATCGGTACCGGCTACCCTGCCTGGGTAAATAATTCCACCGCAATTGATTTTTTACTGAACAACTACGGCGAGGAGGGAATGAAACCAGAAGAAGCCCGCGCATGGTCAATAGGCGGATGCCTCGAAACTTCTCCCGGAAGCTGGATGCCTCTTGACTTCGCAGGGAAAAAATGGTTAATCCCGGGAGGTTCTGCCCCAGCAACCAGCGTAGGCGTGCATTTTATTTCTCTGCCCAAAATTCTGGAAATAGTAATTTTTAATGGCACTGACCCCCGTACCGGACAACGTATTTACCCGGAGCACAACCGAAAATTAGATTCTTACGAAGAAATTTGGACTATTTTTCAGGATTATTTCCGTCGTACTGTTGAAGTTCTTACCTTGACCAACAATATTCAACATGATGCCTGGCGCAAAATTACTCCATCGTTAGTTAACTCGTTGCTAAAACCCGACTGCCTTTCTTCCGGAAGAGACATTGGAAATCAAGGTGCAAGATACAATCGTACCTTTAATGTGGAAATTACAGGAGGAGTGAACCTGGTAAATTCGTTGGCATCCATTAAAAAAAATGTTTTTGACGAAGGACATTTTAGCATCAGCACTTTGCGTGATGCCATAAAAGCAAATTTTGGATACAAATCGGCACTCGAAACCGGATATTATTCTCTCCTTGAACAGGTAAAAAATGAAAATTTTCAATCCTGGTTAAAAATCCACAAGCTATGCATTGATGCTCCAAAATACGGAAACGATAATCCTTATGTTGACGACATCTTTAAAAAATGGACGGAATGGTTCTGCACCATGTGTTCTGATTACAAGTCGCTTTACAACAAGCCATTGTATGCCTGTATGATTTCCGTTTCCACCCATGCTCCCATGGGAGCGGTAACCCTTGCCTCACCCGACGGCAGGCTTTGCGGAACAACTTTTGCTGATGGTTCGCTTTCGGCATATCCAGGCAGCGATAAAAAAGGACCGTACGCACTTTTTAGCTCTGCCACCTGCTACGATCACTCGTTAGCCCAAAACTCTCAGTTAAATATGAAGATTCACCCCTCTGCCGTGAAAGGGAGAGAGGGCAGCCGGAAATTCCTCGAACTCATCAGGTCGTACCTTCGCAAAGGAGCTTTCCATGTGCAGTTTAACATTGTGGATTCCCGTATGCTGAAAGCCGCCCAGTTGCATCCCGAACAATACAGAGGGTTAATGGTCAGAGTGGCAGGTTTTACCCAATATTGGGTTGAATTAGGCAAGCAAATCCAAGATGAGGTTATTGCCCGTACGGAGTACGAAGAACTTTCCTGACACATTTATTATCCAATTTTTTAAACCGTTATTTTACCATGGAAAATGCCCATAAAAATTGCAGATTTTACCTTCCCGTTGACGCTTTTAAGGGTTTCTGCAAACGCGATAAAAATCGTATCAATGCTGATGATTCCTGCTGTGAAAATTTTGAACGGGCAAAACAATGCCAGAG
The sequence above is a segment of the Lentimicrobiaceae bacterium genome. Coding sequences within it:
- a CDS encoding insulinase family protein; this translates as RVEYILPDNDEPLVAVETDKEATDNTVMMFYKNPQKKEKTLADYREVIMQDIYNSMLNARLNEILQQPDAPFVYASTSYGSFIARTQDAYTSYAMMKENQIEKGIETLLIENERVKKFGFTETEFERQKQELLARYEKQAKEFNKTESANYTNDYVNNFLSQTAIPGAVNQFDLLKKLLPGIQLSEINSLPRQWITDKNLAIVVTAPEKEGVKVPTHETILSIIKNTKNNKEITPYIDKFKEAPLVNDNLQTSPVSKKTENSENGITEISLSNGIKIILKPTDFKNDEILMKAFSPGGNSLYPDKDIMSANSATTIIEQSGAGKFDNVELKKKLKGKVVEITPYIDDIKEGFNGSASPKDFETLLQLTYLYFNAPREDTSAMKTYISKTKNQLKFIKSNPMYAFYDTLIRTTTQNNPRVIVIPTEEQLSQITMNKVSHIYHDRFADASDFTFIFVGSFKSDTLIPLLEKYLGSLPVINRTETWKNVSPIFPAGVTDVSIRKGTEPKSMVGIVFSEKFDWNQKNRMNLVIINEILQIKLIEVIREELSGVYSPQTMLTFDKYPESQFSQMTMFGCSPKNTKKLSKAVLKIFARMQKKGPSETDLNKSKEKLIRARETDVKTNSFWLNRIETSYFNGDELQPIEKYNEMVNSITVGDIQKATQQFFKKNHYVRAVLLPLEK
- the hpdC gene encoding 4-hydroxyphenylacetate decarboxylase small subunit, whose product is MENAHKNCRFYLPVDAFKGFCKRDKNRINADDSCCENFERAKQCQSCAYFDHLEEFSGKCMQRFFAYPDMNALTCSDFKWLTQKN
- the hpdB gene encoding 4-hydroxyphenylacetate decarboxylase large subunit, giving the protein METLNYYGKNISETIEGREAKPNPTPRAERLRSLYLDTKSSASVEFPYWYTRRWEELDGEIPVIRRAEALKSAFSHLTPVIYPEELLVMGKASYLRGSYPMPWLSEAYFMATEDRMYNDAMQAGKISADTVTTMGQGGGNVTQSMGNVLSIAGKFGLRKEEMPVLMNIARRWYNKSVDDIGHKYEQMVPAYKEKEAIMRSVICMFDSGYTLPQGREVINYYYPLQYGIDGIIAYCHQRAAEIAGKYEMDRLYFYKAAAITLEGIQKWILNYADEARFLAGLEKDKKQQLEYAEIANRLQWIASKPPRNFTDALQLIWTFHIAVLNEDAISGLSPGRLGKVLYPFWKTDFDKGLISREETLEWLECMRVKFTEIDCFASMGVVGGVLSGNTFNNLCVGGLDKDGKEASNELEMLILESGMRCDTPQPTLSMLYDEKLPEEFLLKGIECTKIGTGYPAWVNNSTAIDFLLNNYGEEGMKPEEARAWSIGGCLETSPGSWMPLDFAGKKWLIPGGSAPATSVGVHFISLPKILEIVIFNGTDPRTGQRIYPEHNRKLDSYEEIWTIFQDYFRRTVEVLTLTNNIQHDAWRKITPSLVNSLLKPDCLSSGRDIGNQGARYNRTFNVEITGGVNLVNSLASIKKNVFDEGHFSISTLRDAIKANFGYKSALETGYYSLLEQVKNENFQSWLKIHKLCIDAPKYGNDNPYVDDIFKKWTEWFCTMCSDYKSLYNKPLYACMISVSTHAPMGAVTLASPDGRLCGTTFADGSLSAYPGSDKKGPYALFSSATCYDHSLAQNSQLNMKIHPSAVKGREGSRKFLELIRSYLRKGAFHVQFNIVDSRMLKAAQLHPEQYRGLMVRVAGFTQYWVELGKQIQDEVIARTEYEELS
- a CDS encoding PfkB family carbohydrate kinase encodes the protein MRRIFALGETVLDILFRDDKPVSATPGGSMLNVAVSLGRLGLPVYLISEQAEDSTAAFISRFLQNSSVSQQFIHKIKGKTPIALAFLDSQNNAVYSFYHDNLPLKESTPASLPDIQQTDLLLFGSFYALKPQNRHIINHCTGNSKTGKPFVIYDPNFRTAHSNSLQEVFSVICQNIASADIVRASDEDLFNIFHETDTLKLAEIIAELGCKQLIITRNKQGVDIINPTLQKHYPVPEIKTMSTIGAGDAFNAGLAYALFTLNPQFHKIIPDEKFWDKAINIAINLSSAVCCSYENYIPFGHKL
- a CDS encoding tetratricopeptide repeat protein, yielding MKYCILLCGLLFWGIFLSAGTSEREYSEKDLKKASNINKALIYNKLSEKYRGIDREKSLDFAQKALQYASRFGQYSQKGTAYKNIGVVYYFTGNIPLAEKYYEIAVEAFQKEDDLQGIANCYNNIGLLYQDRASYDTSLFYFEKALVLFQKNNDKQSISKIYLNKGLVFNSKGDYSRALQFFRQAYALSVTLNDLSSMMNSLINIGTVYETQEKLDEALTYYHKALHISNATGDKHTKSTIFSNIGFIYYSKDDYPHAIENLYAALVIKQELVDKSGMITCLNILGNIYTGNKKYDKANELFFQSLKLSEDIGEKRSIAIALTCIGSNLIKMEYYAKANEYFHQSLEIAISIGAKPEIRNNYELMVISYAAMKDFNSSEKYIQLYKAYTDSLTVNENVLVSQKSGTEEAYSENSKYRNNKGYWFFNPKIYIGATIILLIFTIVFLLLRKRIKENKKQVNQN
- a CDS encoding helix-hairpin-helix domain-containing protein; this translates as MLIILILLFSGYWLPLFAPSGSELLPLSNEIAPLEKQAADSTWQMPSFKKYKTTWVNRRESLTRARFVPFPFDPNNLPIEQWRKMGMPEWKIKIIKNYEAAGGKFYTKKDFSKIYCITDDEFQLLAPYIAISKKLASNFLPAVHETSVPVIVDINSADTTQLQVLKGIGTTFARRIVKYRNLLGGFVKENQLLEVYGMDTIRYNLFKSQLTIDPSHIQRININTATIKELNKHPYIDYFIARSIVQYREKNGKYTDVKEIIQAKLIFGSLYDKIAPYLTVN